CGACGCGCAGCGCGAGCTGCTGCGGATCGGGGCGCGCTGCCTCGGCGTGGCGACGGCCAGCGACATCAAGGACTACTTCCGGATCCGGGGCGCCGGGGCGCAGGCACGCCTGGATGAGCTGGTCGAGGCGGGAGAACTGCGGCAGGTTCGTGTCCAGGGCTGGAGCGGCGTCGCCTACCTGCACCGCGAGGCCCAGATCCCGCGTTGGGTACGTGCCCGCGCGCTGCTCTCGCCGTTTGACTCGCTGGTCTGGTTCCGCGACCGCGCCGAGCGGCTGTTCGACTTCTTCCTGCGCCTGGAGATCTACACGCCGGCGCACAAGCGCGTGTTCGGCTACTACGTGCTGCCGTTCCTGCTTGGCGAGACGCTGGTCGGGCGGGTAGACCTGAAGGCCGACCGCAAGAACGGGGTGCTGCTGGTGCATGGAGCCTTCGCCGAAGAGGGCCGCGATCCTGATGGCATCGCCGTCGAGCTTGCGCCGGAGCTGCAGCGGCTCGCCGGCTGGCTCGGGCTGCACCAGATCGCCGTCGGGGAGCGCGGCGAGGTGGCGAGGCCGTTGAAGGCCGCCCTGGCCGGCAGCGCGGTTCCGGACCTTCACATCCCCGGCCCACCCCCCGAAGAGGCCGGTACCGACGTGGTCACCGTGGACGCACCGGACGTGGTCGCGCCGGAGTAGGCCGCGCGTACTGTTTGGGCGCAGGCGCTACTGCCGCGATCATCCGCCGCCCCTGGCAGTGGATCCACCCCGCCACCAGCAGCCCAAACGTCCGATAGCTCGGCGCGTGGAAACACGGCTCGAACGCTACGAGCAGCCCCACGAACGTGCTCGGTGAGACGATCTCGGGCATGGCTCCCTCCCTGGTCGTTGGCACTTCCAGGGTCTACGAGGGAGCCATGTTCCATCAACTCACTGCCGCTCTACCGCCAAAATGGCGGAGGTCGAGCCTAGTCCTGTAGGCCATGAAGCGTGAGCCGCTTCTGCAGTTCGTAGCATTGGGAATCAAGTCGATTGATGAGGTCGAGCCGCTCCTGTGCGGCCTCTGCTAGTCCCTGAATAACCTCTAACCGTTCGTCGCAGATTCGCTGCAACTCGGCAGCCCGAACTTCCAGTTCCTCAATGCGCGATTGAGCTATCCTGTCGGTGCCATCGAGCGATTCGTCTAGTGTCCTGACCTCATCAACGCTGAGACTCGTGTAGTGGCGGGCAAATATTCGCAGCACTTGACCAACGACGGTTTCGTGTGGATGACGGGCATCTTCTTCGAAGGCATCACGGTAGGTGTCAGTGACAATCTCGTATGACGGGAAATAGAAATAGTCTCGACCAACCTGCTTCCAGCGACCTCGAAGGAACTCGTCAAGTCCGGCCCGGATGATTGCCTTGGAAACGGAGTTCGCCGTCAACGTGGAGATTGGACGGAAAGTCGCCTTCAGTCGGACCGGAGACACGGTATAGACGATCTTCAGGTTCGGCACGTACTTGGCACGGATGCGTTCAATGAGTTCCAACTGTTCGATGGTTTCCGCGACGCTAATCACCCTAAAGCTGTGTCGTTCTGGATCGAAGTAGCGTATCGGTACGGCGCGCCAGAGCGGCTCGCCAGTCACACGGTCGTACCATACTTCTGAGAGCCCGAGCGTGACGATGAGCACCTCGGCGTTCTCGATCGCGAAACGCGTGGAGAGTCGGCGCTCCTCGGTTGCCTTGACGAGCTGCTTCTCTGGATCGACCCATAGTAACTCTCGACCGTCCAGACCCTCGAACGCCCACCGGAACTGTTGTGCGACTACTGCCACGTTTTCGAAGGGGAATGCTCCCTTCGTGATCGCGCCGTATGGCGAGGCGACCTCGCGATTGAAGCCCTGATCCGCCAGCCAGCGAATGAAGTAGGCGGCAAAACAGGAGCCCATCGCAAAGACCCGGGTTTCGGCGTGGATGATGGGGGCTGCCGGCTTCCAACCGTGCAATGCCGTCGCCAGCCCGTCGCGCCGCATCTCCGACTTGCTCGGAAGGACGTTAAAATGGTCGCCCTTGTACCAGCGGCCAAGATCGTCTCGCTGGGCCATTATGGATTCCGGTGGCGTTGAGAAGTCGAGAAGCTCGGCACGCGCGTCAGTCATGGGCACACCCCGTTCGACAGTCTCGCTCGGATGATACAGAGAACTTCAAGTGGGGGGTCGAGAGGCCTTTGCCAGATATCCTGAGGCTTCAGTTTCCGGTACCTGAGCTGGGGAAACGAGGACGTGGCGAGGGAGGAAAGCAAACGAGCCGACCGGCGCGGTAGTGTCGGGGTGTTCAGACTCGACAAAACGCAGAGGCGGCTCGATGCAAGGTGCTCGATGCCGGCTTCGAGATCCGGCAGCTCCAGGACGCCAAGGCGACGCGCTACGTCGTGCGCCCGGCCAAGAACATCACGGGTCGGCGGGATCGCCCGCCGA
This genomic interval from Chloroflexota bacterium contains the following:
- a CDS encoding GSCFA domain-containing protein, giving the protein MTDARAELLDFSTPPESIMAQRDDLGRWYKGDHFNVLPSKSEMRRDGLATALHGWKPAAPIIHAETRVFAMGSCFAAYFIRWLADQGFNREVASPYGAITKGAFPFENVAVVAQQFRWAFEGLDGRELLWVDPEKQLVKATEERRLSTRFAIENAEVLIVTLGLSEVWYDRVTGEPLWRAVPIRYFDPERHSFRVISVAETIEQLELIERIRAKYVPNLKIVYTVSPVRLKATFRPISTLTANSVSKAIIRAGLDEFLRGRWKQVGRDYFYFPSYEIVTDTYRDAFEEDARHPHETVVGQVLRIFARHYTSLSVDEVRTLDESLDGTDRIAQSRIEELEVRAAELQRICDERLEVIQGLAEAAQERLDLINRLDSQCYELQKRLTLHGLQD
- a CDS encoding YcaQ family DNA glycosylase; this encodes MATVDLSQAEARRVALAAQGFSDRPPSGAVDVRLIRRVLGRIGVLQIDSVNVLVRTQYLPLYSRLGPYPARLLEHLAYERRELFEYWGHEASFLPVAAQPLFRWRMDRASNGEGVWNGIARIAQERPDFVEHVHATIVERGALSAGAFGEEAARTGPWWGWSDGKRALEFLFWSGRIAIARRTNFERFYDLPERVIPPSILQQPTPGRDDAQRELLRIGARCLGVATASDIKDYFRIRGAGAQARLDELVEAGELRQVRVQGWSGVAYLHREAQIPRWVRARALLSPFDSLVWFRDRAERLFDFFLRLEIYTPAHKRVFGYYVLPFLLGETLVGRVDLKADRKNGVLLVHGAFAEEGRDPDGIAVELAPELQRLAGWLGLHQIAVGERGEVARPLKAALAGSAVPDLHIPGPPPEEAGTDVVTVDAPDVVAPE